The following proteins are co-located in the Leishmania major strain Friedlin complete genome, chromosome 30 genome:
- a CDS encoding putative RNA-binding protein: MRDPTNTVWVGSYDPAFHSRSMLCRAFWPFGRVMEISIHDGKSYAFVHLRRTEEAKAAVDALIESRELGAAIFNYSKMHDYTEEEMNLPHDPNVVEEPPITDPAPALAPGARRQREYDGSRDPRDERGAREAEHGRDAPLPPPRRARHEREAKEPSNVLWVGNLVPYITNEKLTEVFEVFGPISSVSRLGRSNMAFLHYETVEQCTMAIETMKGRPIEGVMLSLNYGHDAQHASDAAGGSGAGAEGPAGMTGHSYGNVPLTADGIPVNETPTNIIYLGHLPADADAKNVEDLFAPYDGFIFSKFVASNGIGFGHFDTIESSRVARAGLSNAMIKGTPIRVSFGKHNHTYTMADRRRIGEPTLDNGGGEFNLDAMMRGPGAQLDGTNGALVAGGYGGGAGAGGALVLPAMGGGAAGGGIGGADTNVYARKREAPEMNMDNRLQSLLGSTYNNCGARGLEISPSQIQAVCQLVDNCVSESACETLRQALMLYSPLRSVHVFNVVAKRMKEFPDDPHKRLFVLYAVTHVLLGVSTEYVPFTEAVLNAYLMVLLVASEGQTSSGMDRLTFIIESFQQHPFIEKKSNAGKEYEEQFRAQLDEITNRAKAEQDLRLLATRRRRRN; the protein is encoded by the coding sequence ATGCGCGACCCGACGAACACCGTCTGGGTCGGCAGCTACGACCCGGCCTTTCACTCGCGCAGCATGCTGTGCCGCGCATTCTGGCCTTTCGGCCGCGTCATGGAGATCTCAATCCACGATGGCAAGTCGTACGCCTTTGTGCACCTGCGGCGCACCGAGGAGGCCAaggccgccgtcgacgctCTCATCGAGAGCCGCGAGTTGGGTGCCGCGATCTTCAACTACAGCAAGATGCACGACTacacagaggaggagatgaaCCTGCCGCATGATCCCAATGTTGTGGAGGAGCCGCCTATCACGGACCCCGCGCCGGCACTAGCGCCTGGGGCCCGTCGTCAGCGCGAGtacgacggcagccgcgaccCACGTGACGAGCGTGgcgcgcgcgaggcggagcacGGTCGCGACGCTCCGTTGcccccgccgcgccgcgcgcggcACGAGCGGGAGGCCAAGGAGCCGTCCAACGTGCTGTGGGTCGGCAACCTAGTCCCGTACATCACGAATGAGAAGCTGACTGAGGTGTTCGAGGTGTTCGGCCCCATTTCGAGTGTCTCCCGTCTTGGCCGCTCCAACATGGCCTTCCTGCACTACGAGACGGTCGAACAGTGCACGATGGCCATTGAGACGATGAAGGGCAGACCGATTGAGGGGGTCATGCTAAGTTTGAACTATGGCCACGACGCTCAGCATGCGAGCGATGCAGcaggtggcagcggcgctggcgcagagGGACCGGCGGGGATGACCGGTCACAGTTACGGCAATGTCCCCCTCACCGCCGACGGCATCCCTGTCAACGAAACGCCAACGAACATAATCTACCTCGGCCATCTCCCCGCGGATGCGGATGCCAAGAACGTGGAAGATCTGTTCGCGCCTTACGACGGCTTCATCTTCAGCAAGTTCGTTGCCAGCAACGGGATCGGGTTTGGCCACTTCGATACAATCGAGTCGTCCCGGGTGGCGCGCGCGGGGCTGTCCAACGCCATGATCAAGGGGACACCGATCCGTGTGAGCTTTGGCAAGCACAACCACACATACACCATGGCGGACCGGCGCCGCATCGGCGAGCCAACCCTGGACAATGGCGGTGGCGAGTTCAACTTGGATGCCATGATGCGCGGCCCCGGCGCGCAGTTGGACGGCACTAACGGCGCTCTTGTGGCTGGCGGCTacggcggcggggcgggTGCCGGTGGGGCGTTGGTGCTACCGGcgatgggcggcggcgctgctggtggcggcaTTGGCGGTGCAGACACCAACGTGTACGCTCGCAAGCGCGAGGCGCCGGAGATGAACATGGACAACCGCCTTCAGTCACTTTTGGGCAGTACGTACAACAACTGCGGCGCCAGAGGCCTCGAGATCAGCCCGAGCCAGATCCAGGCAGTGTGCCAGCTCGTCGACAACTGCGTCAGCGAGTCTGCGTGCGAGACGCTCCGGCAAGCGCTCATGCTCTACTCCCCGCTGCGCTCCGTCCACGTCTTCAACGTGGTGGCGAAGCGCATGAAGGAGTTCCCTGATGACCCACACAAGCGCCTCTTTGTGTTGTACGCCGTGACGCacgtgctgctcggcgtGTCCACCGAGTATGTGCCCTTCACGGAGGCAGTGCTCAATGCCTACCtcatggtgctgctggtggcgaGCGAGGGACAGACAAGCAGCGGCATGGATCGCCTGACATTCATCATAGAAAGCTTTCAGCAGCACCCGTTCATCGAGAAGAAGTCCAACGCCGGCAAGGAGTACGAGGAGCAGTTTCGGGCACAGCTGGACGAGATCACCAACCGCGCGAAGGCCGAGCAGGATCTGCGCTTGCTGGcgacacgccgccgccgccgcaactgA